In Leishmania mexicana MHOM/GT/2001/U1103 complete genome, chromosome 20, one genomic interval encodes:
- a CDS encoding amastin-like surface protein-like protein — MPAFNLASLRSCLLGAVADNVLLLVYIILQFIAFFFVLVATPIDMFRRKDVLPDGTFTCYTLWGFKSDCYFLHYLFTINEEFSQCPALLHRFRAAQAFAIISILVYGGAFVASFAILYGYSFIRWVCLALNIVGIVTLCVVWAAMAVTYNSNDDSQCLRFKNLLTYGAGFVLFVIAWILDIINTVILLLPCTVTDSDEDKHTKRPAAEE; from the coding sequence ATGCCCGCTTTTAATCTGGCATCTCTTCGATCTTGTCTGTTGGGGGCCGTGGCGGACAACGTCCTTCTCCTCGTGTACATCATCCTGCAGTTCATCGCATTCTTTTTCGTGCTGGTGGCCACGCCGATCGATATGTTCCGTCGAAAAGACGTTTTACCGGATGGCACATTTACTTGCTACACGTTGTGGGGTTTTAAATCCGACTGCTATTTTCTTCATTACCTGTTCACAATAAATGAGGAATTCAGCCAGTGTCCTGCCTTACTCCACCGCTTccgcgctgcgcaggcgtTCGCCATCATCTCCATTCTGGTATACGGTGGGGCGTTCGTCGCCAGTTTTGCAATCCTGTACGGCTACTCTTTCATTCGTTGGGtgtgcctggcgctgaacatcgtTGGCATCGTCAccttgtgcgttgtgtgggcgGCCATGGCAGTGACGTACAACAGCAATGATGACTCACAGTGCTTACGTTTCAAGAACCTTCTCACATATGGTGCCGGCTTTGTTCTCTTTGTGATTGCGTGGATACTGGATATCATCAACACGGTgatcctgctgctcccgtgcACGGTCACGGACAGTGACGAGGATAAGCACACCAAGCGACCGGCAGCGGAAGAGTAG
- a CDS encoding putative 40S ribosomal protein S9: MRNYNNFNRVWKAPRRPFEKERLDREMKLCGQYGLRCKREIWRVNMTLSKMRRTARLLLTLPENHPRRLLEGSAIMRRCHEYGFLDEEKDKLDYVLSLTVPDILERRLQTIVFKAGLAKSVHHARVLIQQRHIAVAKQIVTIPSFIVRVSSERHIAFADASPFGNGRPGRVKRVRAKAAKRRAGGDDDK, encoded by the coding sequence ATGCGCAACTACAACAACTTCAACCGCGTGTGGAAggcgccgcgccgtccgTTCGAGAAGGAGCGCCTCGACCGCGAGATGAAGCTGTGCGGGCAGTACGGTCTGCGCTGCAAGCGTGAGATCTGGCGCGTGAACATGACGCTGTCCAAGATGCGCCGCACGGCccgcctgctgctgacgctgccggagaaccacccccgccgcctgCTGGAGGGTTCCGCCAtcatgcgccgctgccacgagTATGGCTTCCTcgacgaggagaaggacaAGCTGGATTACGTGCTGTCGCTGACGGTGCCGGACATTCTCGAACGCCGCCTGCAGACCATCGTCTTCAAGGCCGGTCTCGCCAAGTCCGTGCACCACGCCCGCGTCCTGattcagcagcgccacatcgccgtcgccaagCAGATTGTGACGATCCCGTCCTTCATCGTGCGCGTGAGCAGTGAGCGTCACATCGCCTTCGCTGACGCTTCGCCGTTCGGCAACGGCCGCCCTGGCCGCGTcaagcgtgtgcgcgcgaagGCCGCcaagcgccgcgccggcggcgacgacgacaagtAA
- a CDS encoding fructose-1,6-bisphosphate aldolase yields MSRVTVFQSQLPAHNRLKTPYESELVATVKKLTTPGKGLLAADESIGSCMKRFEPIGLSNTEEHRRQYRALMLEAEGLEQYISGVILHDETVGQKAANGQTFPEYLTTRGVVPGIKTDMGLCPLLEGAEGEQMTEGLDGYAKRASAYYKKGCRFCKWRNVYKIQNGTVSEAAVRFNAETLARYAILSQMSGLVPIVEPEVMIDGKHDIDTCQRVSEHVWREVVAALQRHGVIWEGCLLKPNMVVPGAESGKTATPEQVAHYTVMTLARTMPAMLPGVMFLSGGLSEVQASEYLNAINKSPLPRPYFLSFSYARALQSSALKAWGGKESGVPAGRRAFLHRARMNSLAQLGKYKRADDDASTSSLYVKGNTY; encoded by the coding sequence ATGTCGCGTGTGACGGTCTTCCAGAGCCAGCTGCCGGCGCACAACCGGCTCAAGACGCCGTACGAGTCGGAGCTCGTTGCGACGGTGAAGAAGCTGACGACACCTGGCAAaggcctgctggcggcggacgAGTCAATCGGCTCTTGCATGAAGCGGTTTGAGCCGATCGGGCTGAGCAACACCGAGGAGCACCGCCGGCAGTACCGTGCGCTGATGCTTGAGGCGGAGGGCCTCGAGCAGTACATCAGCGGTGTCATCCTGCACGACGAGACGGTTGGCCAGAAGGCGGCGAACGGGCAGACGTTCCCCGAGTACCTGACGACTCGCGGTGTTGTGCCCGGGATCAAGACGGACATGGGACTGTGTccgctgctcgagggcgCAGAGGGCGAGCAGATGACGGAAGGCCTGGACGGCTACGCGAAGCGTGCGTCTGCCTACTACAAGAAAggctgccgcttctgcaaGTGGCGCAATGTGTACAAGATCCAGAACGGGACGGTGTcggaggcggcagtgcgCTTCAACGCGGAGACGCTCGCGCGCTACGCGATCCTGTCACAGATGAGTGGGCTTGTGCCGATCGTGGAACCGGAAGTGATGATTGACGGCAAGCACGATATTGACACGTGCCAGCGCGTGTCAGAGCACGTGTGgcgcgaggtggtggcggcgctgcagcgccacggcgttATTTGGGAGGGCTGCCTTCTGAAGCCGAACATGGTGGTTCCCGGTGCCGAGTCCGGCAAGACGGCGACACCGGAACAGGTGGCGCACTACACGGTGATGACTCTTGCGCGCACGATGCCGGCGATGCTGCCTGGCGTGATGTTCCTTTCCGGTGGGCTGAGCGAGGTCCAGGCGAGCGAGTACCTGAACGCAATTAACAAAAGCCCGCTGCCACGGCCGTATTTCCTCAGTTTCTcgtacgcgcgcgcgcttcaATCTTCTGCGCTAAAGGCGTGGGGTGGAAAGGAGTCTGGCGTTCCTGCCGGACGCCGCGCTTTCTTGCACCGCGCGCGCATGAACTCGTTGGCGCAGCTTGGCAAGTACAAgcgcgccgacgacgacgcctcCACGTCGTCCCTGTACGTCAAGGGCAATACGTATTAa
- a CDS encoding putative GPI anchor biosynthesis protein, translating to MDVLGAFSRWPRPLQSWWLLLLLLLYRVTLCLTLRTAESPDEWWQSEEVAYKMVFDRGQLTWEWDEAIRSYVFPAIFAGPLFVLKWTGMDTAVTVWASNRCVQALIFFAHDCTMLALAQRLDDLWSCLNRRKSGRDAFSAPLSSSVSESTKAKRRAPTIASTTLAVVVVEWFLIGTGVRSYSNVSESLFFLLSLYQTSYPSFLLWAGVACAMRVTAAIATLPVFIMHACRLCGKMGVARGLLFTALITIGMVAAISASVCLIDYIFYKRLVFTPYNFLKFNCLLGMSKYYGVHAPYWYFVTLPAMAAPFVFFLAWMPVCWSCMQEMEKHHSSGSAPRVQSTLFSGSSSWTLRQEIQRWFFVSAPTLMVYSALDHKEMRFIYFLLPLLLLISSVVVVVLCPGSLSALKQSSRVRSRSWCLAVPSADTVRRLFTLSWIATAVFAIVLLYGYRRGAPTLFRAIRSADQHYRHLEILTHCHATPGFAQLHGKVDRVDWVNCRMKLDAVSGVPEVTQDRLFTEQPKAYALWRYLRDPSILDVEDVGKESASKLGKDAWWREMHRLMPKGEAPALPDGIILFQKIAILLETDFLQPMGYHRVAVVYHAPHSFEEHEDRYLELWSRETAQKRES from the coding sequence ATGGACGTGCTGGGAGCGTTTAGTCGGTGGCCGCGCCCGTTGCAGTCGTGGTggctactgctgctgttgctgctctaTCGCGTGACTCTGTGTTTGACACTGCGGACGGCAGAGTCGCCCGATGAATGGTGGCAGAGTGAGGAGGTCGCATACAAAATGGTGTTTGACCGTGGGCAGCTCACGTGGGAATGGGACGAGGCCATTCGCTCGTATGTCTTTCCGGCGATTTTCGCAGGTCCGCTGTTTGTGCTCAAATGGACAGGGATGGACACCGCTGTTACAGTGTGGGCCTCTAATCGGTGTGTGCAGGCTTTGATCTTCTTTGCGCATGACTGCACCATGCTCGCCCTCGCACAGCGCCTCGACGACCTTTGGAGCTGCCTGAACCGCAGGAAGTCAGGCCGCGACGCGttctctgcccctctctcctcatcTGTCAGTGAATCCACCAAAGCGAAGCGCCGCGCACCGACAATTGCGTCCAcgacgctggcggtggtggtggtggagtgGTTCCTCATCGGCACAGGAGTGCGCAGCTACTCCAACGTGTCGGagtcgctcttcttcctgcTGTCGCTTTACCAGACAAGCTACCCGTCGTTTCTTCTTTGGGCTGGTGTGGCATGTGCCATGCGCGTAACGGCGGCGATTGCGACGCTTCCGGTTTTTATCATGCACGCGTGTCGCTTATGTGGCAAGATGGGCGTCGCACGTGGTCTTCTTTTTACCGCTCTCATCACAATCGGCATGGTGGCCGCCATCAGTGCCAGCGTCTGCCTCATCGACTATATTTTTTACAAACGTCTCGTCTTCACCCCGTATAACTTTCTGAAGTTTAACTGTTTGCTGGGTATGAGCAAATACTATGGGGTTCATGCGCCGTACTGGTACTTCGTCACGCTGCCGGCGATGGCCGCCCCATTTGTCTTCTTTCTTGCGTGGATGCCTgtgtgctggagctgcaTGCAGGAGATGGAGAAACACCACTCGAGTGGCTCGGCACCGCGTGTGCAGAGCACGCTATTTTCCGGCTCTTCTTCGTGGACACTGCGGCAAGAAATACAGCGATGGTTTTTCGTAAGCGCGCCGACACTGATGGTTTACAGTGCTCTTGATCATAAGGAGATGCGCTTCATCTACTTTCTGCtcccgctgctcctcctgaTTTCCAgtgtggtcgtcgtcgtcctctgcCCTGGTTCTCTGTCGGCGCTGAAGCAGTCGAGTAGAGTGCGGAGTAGGTCTTGGTGCCTTGCCGTGCCGTCTGCTGACACGGTGCGGCGTCTCTTCACGCTCTCTTGGATTGCGACTGCGGTCTTCGCGATTGTGCTCCTGTACGGctaccgccgcggcgccccGACGCTGTTCCGCGCAATCCGGAGCGCCGACCAGCACTATAGGCACCTGGAAATACTCACGCATTGCCACGCGACGCCTGGAtttgcgcagctgcacggcAAGGTGGATCGAGTAGACTGGGTGAACTGCCGGATGAAGTTAGATGCCGTCTCGGGGGTGCCAGAGGTGACGCAGGACCGCCTTTTTACGGAGCAGCCGAAGGCCTACGCGCTGTGGCGCTACCTACGGGACCCTTCGATCCTTGACGTCGAGGATGTGGGCAAGGAGAGTGCGTCAAAGCTGGGAAAGGAtgcgtggtggcgggagATGCACCGCCTGATGCCAAAAGGCGAAGCCCCTGCTTTGCCAGACGGCATTATTCTTTTCCAGAAGATAGCCATCTTGCTCGAGACGGACTTTTTGCAACCAATGGGCTACCATCGAGTTGCGGTCGTGTATCACGCACCTCACAGTTTCGAAGAGCACGAGGACCGCTATCTCGAGTTGTGGTCCCGGGAAACCGCGCAGAAACGTGAATCATGA
- a CDS encoding putative endonuclease/exonuclease/phosphatase: protein MTEYAGSQTTRQAQSVKSTPLANQTRVSMPAATALPSTSDIEMYPRALPPLARNGAWSDNNTACSAQYNVDPSAAGNVSTTTATGAAFPDSSSPSTRTNRDPSRGPLRLGVSDPAPSPLTSTASPNTAPALSGQQVLHFPRKPAGSTGAPRMPIGLTSVSLKNPEENDTCPQLQSTGQGDEAARRSSQKACNPAPTEDYVHKCADCRPPLTAEQRPRGRESTAALHAPPSRSDNTEVDFLARQFVQRTVLWSSMCNCVSQRESPAHRNRDELVKSTLRNVSVGAGSSACLHEVTASVPVFSKTAGASSRSCVGVVNSTSVHSSHRDETDNGALGDSPSTHADNPALSTRETFPIPRCCPDDLLRGDDKIWAPGKPLRIAYVTWNMASRRPRTGEISAYCIYPNAHLVVVGTQENGPYVSSNEHQRRWTKIVSQVCLGGQYELVGKHHMWAVQMLVFARRRDVAHYISRAHASHVKTGVLNGLGGNKGGVAVGLVLSLTPKDAAPPHRAKAHLTTASVPQTLPLKSKTAWSRVMPMKRAATTPQNLDSSMVAGRESSAAFMMSKSSANRSVEIPPALTSDPYMLHDADDEYGELLHKRSFPDGNSTGNFFFDNSDTVVDNDGAFSPAEVISRNTSSDLTTEHGDDDHSDCHTQRSENGMDRHERCGGDDDASSDGKPDRVTPNYMTLLFITAHLTAHQGAVSNRNKDYRQIVYGLQLGGRGPHRKFFKLLLGRKKVLEGDDEEASDEDDEADCWEDNSPEEGVTPLRLPAVSGVEQKRKTRRDVTEEFDLTLFGGDLNYRINGTRKAIEYVIQHHSNIRSILINNDQLSLERARGKVFQGFQEGNLLFRPTYKYEVSAGGGVTLNEYNFSHKKNRMPAYCDRILYKKRITSAARRVAIRLYTDVPNVRSSDHRPVVALFDVGTRAYTD from the coding sequence ATGACGGAGTACGCTGGGAGCCAGACCACAAGGCAGGCTCAATCGGTGAAATCGACCCCGCTGGCAAATCAGACGAGGGTGAGTATGcccgcggccaccgcgctgccgtcaACGAGTGACATAGAAATGTATCCCAGAGCGCTCCCGCCCCTCGCGCGGAACGGGGCATGGAGCGACAACAACACGGCATGCAGCGCCCAGTACAATGTCGACCCTTCCGCAGCGGGGAATGTGAGCACAACCACCGCCACGGGCGCAGCGTTCCCGGATTCATCTTCCCCTTCGACACGCACCAATAGAGACCCGTCCCGCGGCCCGTTGCGGCTAGGCGTCAGTGACcctgcgccttctccgtTGACGTCAACAGCCTCCCCTAACACAGCACCGGCTCTATCGGGGCAGCAGGTCCTTCACTTCCCTCGTAAACCAGCCGGTAGCACCGGTGCTCCCCGCATGCCCATCGGTCTCACAAGTGTGAGCCTGAAGAACCCCGAGGAAAATGACACGTGCCCACAGTTGCAAAGCACAGGTCAAGGCGACGAAGCCGCCCGGCGGTCCAGCCAAAAGGCATGCAATCCTGCTCCTACGGAAGATTACGTCCATAAGTGCGCCGATTGTCGGCCGCCACTCACTGCCGAGCAGCGTCCGCGGGGGCGTGAGTCGACGGCTGCCCTAcatgcgccgccgtcccggTCCGATAACACAGAGGTCGATTTTCTGGCGCGGCAGTTCGTGCAGCGCACCGTTCTTTGGTCGTCCATGTGCAACTGTGTCTCTCAACGTGAGTCGCCCGCGCATCGTAATCGTGATGAATTGGTCAAGTCAACGCTGCGAAACGTCAGCGTGGGCGCGGGAAGCAGCGCTTGCTTGCACGAAGTGACCGCGAGCGTACCAGTCTTCAGTAAGACCGCAGGGGCTTCCAGCCGCTCATGTGTGGGGGTCGTAAACTCTACAAGCGTGCACAGTTCACATCGCGATGAAACGGACAACGGGGCTCTAGGTGACTCCCCCTCTACCCATGCAGACAACCCTGCCTTATCGACTCGCGAGACGTTCCCGatccctcgctgctgccccgaTGACTTACTGCGAGGTGACGACAAGATTTGGGCCCCTGGCAAGCCGCTGCGTATCGCGTACGTTACCTGGAACATGGCTAGCAGGAGGCCACGCACCGGCGAGATCTCCGCCTACTGTATCTACCCAAACGCACACTTGGTGGTGGTCGGCACCCAGGAGAACGGCCCCTATGTGAGCTCGAAcgagcaccagcgccggtGGACAAAAATCGTTTCGCAGGTCTGTCTTGGTGGACAGTACGAGCTGGTCGGCAAGCACCATATGTGGGCGGTGCAAATGCTCGTTTttgctcgccgccgcgatgtGGCCCACTACATATCACGGGCACACGCGTCACACGTGAAGACAGGGGTGCTGAACGGCCTGGGTGGGAACAAGGGTGGCGTTGCCGTGGGGCTGGTCTTATCTCTGACGCCTAAAGACGCAGCGCCCCCGCATCGTGCGAAAGCACACCTCACCACCGCTTCTGTTCCGCAGACTCTACCGCTGAAGAGTAAGACGGCCTGGTCACGGGTGATGCCGATGAAGCGAGCGGCAACCACCCCTCAAAATCTGGACAGCTCAATGGTAGCGGGCAGAGAAAGTAGCGCTGCTTTCATGATGTCGAAATCCTCCGCGAACCGCAGCGTTGAAATACCTCCAGCCCTGACGAGCGATCCGTACATGCTACACGACGCTGATGACGAATatggcgagctgctgcataAGCGCAGCTTTCCAGATGGCAACAGCACAGGCAACTTCTTTTTCGACAACAGCGACACTGTCGTAGACAATGACGGGGCCTTTTCGCCTGCCGAGGTGATAAGCCGCAACACCTCGTCTGACCTGACAACTGAgcacggcgatgacgacCACTCTGACTGCCACACACAGCGCTCCGAGAACGGCATGGATCGGCATGAACGTTgtggcggtgacgacgacgcttCGAGTGACGGTAAACCAGATCGTGTCACGCCAAATTACATGACGCTGCTGTTCATCACCGCGCACCTGACGGCGCACCAAGGCGCTGTCAGCAACCGCAATAAGGACTACCGGCAGATTGTCTACGGCCTGCAGCTGGGCGGCCGCGGCCCGCATCGTAAGTTCTtcaagctgctgctgggtcGGAAGAAAGTGCTGGAGGGTGACGATGAGGAGGCAAGCgatgaggacgacgaggCTGATTGTTGGGAGGACAACAGCCCTGAAGAGGGTGTGACGCCTTTAAGACTCCCTGCTGTGTCTGGAGTGGAGCAGAAGCGAAAGACGCGTCGCGACGTGACAGAGGAATTCGACCTCACCTTGTTCGGCGGCGACCTGAACTACCGCATTAACGGCACGCGCAAGGCCATCGAGTACGTCATCCAGCACCACAGCAACATTCGATCTATCCTGATCAACAATGACCAGCTGAGCCTTGAGCGGGCCCGCGGGAAGGTGTTTCAAGGATTCCAGGAAGGTAACCTTCTCTTCCGTCCAACGTACAAGTACGAAGTATcggccggcggcggcgttacCCTCAACGAGTACAACTTTTCACACAAGAAGAACCGCATGCCGGCCTACTGTGACCGGATTTTGTACAAGAAAAGGATTacctccgccgcccgccgTGTCGCCATTCGGCTCTACACAGACGTTCCGAATGTCCGTTCGAGCGACCACCGTCCCGTCGTGGCCCTCTTCGACGTCGGCACGCGGGCCTACACTGACTGA